One genomic region from Microcystis panniformis FACHB-1757 encodes:
- a CDS encoding tetratricopeptide repeat protein translates to MPKLQLIVSLLIFFVAGSPPAFSQALLPYAIEPGLEQMEQAGIEMAEDAIQLARFRRTDAALSRARLAVQLAPHLYQTWFILGSLYLQDDQVQPGIEALNQSLSLAPADAHANIKFSLGSAYFQNQDYQSAIAQIEAGLQMKPDVSPALFDLGNSYLKLAQYPDAIAAYEKAVSQDKNFWPAINNIGLVKYEQGDKEAALKDWRTALKIDPKQAEPQLAIAVAIYSQGKTEEGIKLAQAALTSDSRYVSLEFLGENLWGKRLLQDTEKMFNHPQMKDFIARLPQPTLEAEEEN, encoded by the coding sequence CCGCCAGCTTTTTCCCAAGCTCTACTCCCCTACGCCATCGAACCGGGGTTAGAACAGATGGAACAAGCGGGAATTGAAATGGCTGAGGATGCCATCCAATTAGCTCGTTTTCGCCGTACCGATGCCGCCCTTTCCCGAGCTAGGTTAGCGGTGCAGTTAGCCCCCCATCTCTATCAAACTTGGTTTATTCTCGGTAGTTTATATCTGCAAGACGATCAGGTGCAACCCGGTATCGAGGCATTAAATCAATCTTTGTCCCTTGCTCCCGCCGATGCCCACGCTAATATTAAATTTTCCCTCGGTAGTGCTTATTTTCAGAATCAAGATTACCAGTCTGCTATTGCCCAGATTGAAGCGGGTTTGCAAATGAAACCCGATGTCTCCCCCGCTCTTTTTGATCTCGGTAATTCCTATCTCAAGTTAGCACAATATCCTGATGCGATCGCAGCTTACGAAAAAGCTGTTAGTCAAGATAAAAATTTTTGGCCGGCTATTAATAATATTGGTTTAGTTAAATACGAACAGGGTGATAAGGAAGCCGCTCTTAAAGATTGGCGCACCGCTTTGAAAATTGATCCTAAACAGGCGGAACCTCAGTTAGCTATTGCGGTGGCTATTTATAGTCAAGGGAAAACTGAGGAGGGCATCAAATTAGCTCAGGCCGCTCTCACTAGCGATAGTCGTTATGTCAGTCTGGAATTTTTGGGGGAAAATCTCTGGGGTAAACGTCTTTTGCAAGACACGGAGAAAATGTTTAATCATCCCCAAATGAAAGATTTTATCGCTCGTTTACCACAACCAACCCTAGAAGCGGAGGAAGAAAATTAA